From Methanocella paludicola SANAE, a single genomic window includes:
- the minD gene encoding cell division ATPase MinD — MQDMPTLTKYWDEKRGRMSVILRNGERPLRGIVVEDEYPGAISGILCFAKSGGIAPVATASNGKIIWKVANLAPGELKELVYTSLTRDALEGYAPKKPTAADAALLASMASRTPRLAGDQPAEAPEKAEEKPAPMPVKAPVEKAAKRAVVIAVGAGKGGTGKTTFSINLGVALAEMGRRTILMDADASMSNLSTYMGIEPHTLKTTLHEVLAGEAEPDKAVYKAFNDNLRVVPSGLSIEGFLKMDRSLLKDVIEYFSRDADFIVIDTPAGYNKELALSLAASDHLILVLNPDEGSMTDGLKVQEMARILDVNILGIVLNRYDMKNPFFSRSQVEAHFGSPVIAMLPEEPGVRRKDKVPSVLAAPSSRMAAEVYHVAELLAGQKAPSESTSFVSRLMLALFNTAAI; from the coding sequence ATGCAGGATATGCCTACGCTGACGAAATACTGGGATGAGAAGAGGGGACGTATGTCGGTCATCCTCAGGAACGGGGAGCGGCCGCTCCGGGGCATCGTGGTGGAGGACGAGTACCCGGGGGCGATATCGGGCATCCTGTGCTTCGCCAAGTCGGGAGGCATCGCCCCCGTAGCAACGGCATCGAACGGTAAGATCATATGGAAGGTCGCCAACCTGGCCCCTGGCGAGCTGAAGGAACTAGTGTATACGTCGCTCACCAGGGACGCCCTGGAGGGCTATGCCCCTAAAAAGCCTACGGCGGCCGACGCGGCCCTGCTCGCCTCTATGGCCTCCCGTACCCCCAGGCTCGCCGGAGACCAGCCCGCAGAGGCCCCGGAGAAGGCCGAGGAGAAGCCGGCCCCCATGCCAGTTAAGGCGCCTGTCGAAAAGGCCGCAAAGAGGGCCGTGGTGATCGCGGTGGGCGCCGGAAAGGGGGGCACTGGAAAGACCACGTTCTCGATAAACTTAGGCGTCGCGCTGGCCGAGATGGGCCGAAGGACCATCCTCATGGACGCTGACGCCAGCATGAGCAACCTGTCCACGTACATGGGCATTGAGCCTCATACCCTGAAAACCACTCTGCACGAGGTGCTTGCGGGGGAGGCTGAGCCGGATAAGGCCGTATATAAGGCGTTCAACGATAACCTCCGCGTCGTGCCCAGCGGGCTCTCCATCGAGGGCTTCCTGAAGATGGACCGCTCGCTGCTCAAGGACGTCATAGAGTACTTCTCCAGGGACGCCGACTTCATCGTCATCGACACGCCCGCAGGGTATAACAAGGAGCTGGCATTGTCGTTGGCCGCCTCCGACCACCTTATCCTCGTGCTCAACCCTGACGAGGGGAGCATGACCGACGGCCTCAAGGTGCAGGAGATGGCCCGCATCCTGGACGTGAACATCCTGGGCATCGTGCTCAACCGGTACGACATGAAGAACCCCTTTTTTTCCCGCTCCCAGGTGGAGGCGCACTTCGGCTCGCCCGTCATCGCCATGCTGCCCGAGGAGCCCGGCGTGAGGCGCAAGGATAAGGTGCCCTCCGTACTTGCAGCCCCGTCAAGCCGGATGGCGGCGGAGGTCTACCACGTCGCAGAGCTCCTGGCCGGCCAGAAGGCGCCCTCGGAGAGCACGTCCTTCGTGTCCCGGCTCATGCTCGCGCTCTTCAATACGGCAGCTATTTAG
- the larB gene encoding nickel pincer cofactor biosynthesis protein LarB → MDAREVLEKLAAGEIGIDMAERLLRLDYVERIGNHTVFDMSRECRSGIPEVVYAEGKTPEKAGEIVERVIAKRGMLVLSRASEKYHDEVVRRIGEDGVMYRPEARMIVIDRRGCVQEHIGKIGVLTAGTSDIPVAEEAATIAEVMGCTVIRGYDVGVAGIHRLLDPLKDMIRQDVACVVVVAGMEGALPSVVAGMVGVPVIGVPTSIGYGLGAGGMGALTTMLQSCAPGLVVVNIDNGFNAGATAALIAKMKHGKK, encoded by the coding sequence ATGGACGCCAGAGAAGTACTTGAAAAGCTCGCCGCAGGCGAGATCGGCATCGACATGGCGGAGCGCCTGCTAAGGCTGGACTACGTGGAGAGGATCGGTAACCACACGGTCTTCGACATGAGCCGGGAGTGCCGCTCGGGCATACCGGAGGTCGTCTACGCCGAGGGGAAGACGCCCGAGAAGGCGGGCGAGATCGTCGAGCGGGTCATCGCTAAAAGAGGCATGCTCGTGCTGTCCCGCGCCTCGGAGAAGTACCACGACGAGGTGGTCAGGCGTATAGGCGAGGATGGCGTTATGTACAGGCCCGAGGCCCGGATGATCGTCATCGACCGCCGGGGCTGCGTTCAGGAGCACATCGGCAAGATCGGCGTCCTCACCGCGGGCACGTCGGACATCCCGGTCGCGGAGGAGGCCGCCACGATAGCGGAGGTCATGGGCTGCACGGTCATCAGGGGCTACGACGTGGGCGTCGCCGGCATCCACCGCCTGCTTGACCCGCTCAAGGATATGATAAGGCAGGACGTGGCCTGCGTGGTCGTCGTTGCGGGGATGGAGGGCGCGCTTCCCTCAGTTGTGGCGGGCATGGTGGGGGTCCCGGTCATCGGCGTCCCCACGAGCATCGGGTACGGCCTGGGAGCGGGCGGCATGGGCGCCCTGACCACGATGCTCCAGTCCTGTGCGCCCGGCCTGGTAGTGGTCAATATCGATAACGGCTTCAACGCCGGCGCCACGGCAGCATTAATTGCAAAGATGAAGCATGGAAAAAAATAA
- a CDS encoding DUF460 domain-containing protein, giving the protein MAAQTTQTIFGVDIVKGSSRSREAPRYAVAVLNGSVEKYSSVSRFKLLRLIRQYRPGILAVDSITELAENRKELVRFLKRLPPEVKLVQVTGNEHQEPLTKLGRDNGITFNPVMPDEEAFAAACLASMGVGYIVSAFEDRTVIKVSRGRSLGRGGWSQNRYRRKVQGKVREKVREIEAKLKDRVYDMTITEGFGGYVNGTFIVNARRSDLGIHSSREEDVQVTVTSVEKEAIEFIPLQRRKRDYIIVGVDPGTTTAVAILDLNGRLVEVTSSRVSSIPDIIEHISEKGRPVVIATDVVPPPGAVEKIKRAFKAVLFTPNERIPVEEKVRLARPLGYSNDHERDALAAAVKAFNTYKNKFAQIDKKTPSHLDANDVKALAIEGKPIEMALDMLTAPPAPERPRGAILPETEPDAKLEELRARLKQKEEQVENLRSYMGDLRRDMKHLELRVSSQDRIIRNLKSKGIDDVRRTREITIRDGEIARLKKESADLKRRNSELQSNMDRLKHIRAMEFRGDKAPVKVVESLSKEAVLNCDRKFGIKAGDVIFVRDAGGGAEAAAMLAERGVKAVIKGTPMSHMAEERLFRAKVPVLPRDDVPLKFVDGYAVLDPGRLEAAIEKWKAYAAGVEKRGREEKLLGIIDEYRAKRAREYRNDSKASD; this is encoded by the coding sequence ATGGCAGCACAAACCACACAGACCATATTCGGCGTGGACATCGTCAAAGGCTCGAGCCGCTCCAGGGAAGCCCCTCGCTATGCGGTGGCAGTCCTCAACGGCAGCGTAGAAAAATACTCTTCTGTAAGCCGTTTTAAGCTGCTCAGGCTCATCAGGCAGTACCGCCCCGGCATCCTGGCCGTGGACAGCATCACCGAGCTGGCAGAGAACCGGAAGGAGCTTGTTAGATTCCTGAAGAGGCTGCCTCCCGAGGTAAAGCTCGTGCAGGTGACCGGCAACGAGCACCAGGAGCCGTTGACGAAGCTGGGCCGTGATAACGGCATCACTTTTAACCCCGTCATGCCCGACGAGGAGGCGTTCGCCGCCGCCTGCCTGGCGTCCATGGGCGTCGGGTACATCGTTTCCGCCTTCGAGGACAGGACAGTCATCAAGGTCAGCCGCGGCCGCTCGCTCGGGAGGGGCGGGTGGAGCCAGAACCGGTACCGGCGCAAGGTGCAGGGGAAGGTCAGAGAAAAGGTCCGGGAGATCGAGGCGAAGCTGAAGGACCGCGTCTACGACATGACGATCACCGAGGGGTTCGGGGGCTACGTGAACGGCACGTTCATCGTGAACGCCCGGCGCTCCGACCTGGGCATCCACAGCTCCAGGGAGGAGGACGTGCAGGTCACAGTGACCAGCGTGGAGAAGGAGGCCATCGAGTTCATCCCGCTCCAGAGGCGGAAGCGGGACTACATCATCGTGGGCGTCGACCCGGGCACCACTACGGCCGTCGCCATACTGGACCTGAACGGCCGGCTCGTCGAGGTCACCAGCTCCAGGGTCTCGTCCATACCCGACATCATCGAGCACATCAGCGAAAAGGGCCGCCCGGTCGTCATCGCGACCGACGTGGTGCCCCCGCCGGGCGCCGTGGAAAAGATAAAGAGGGCATTCAAGGCAGTCCTGTTCACGCCAAACGAGCGCATACCCGTCGAGGAGAAAGTGAGGCTCGCCAGGCCGCTGGGCTACAGCAATGACCACGAGAGGGACGCCCTGGCCGCGGCCGTAAAGGCCTTTAACACTTACAAGAACAAGTTCGCCCAGATCGACAAGAAGACGCCATCGCACCTGGACGCGAACGATGTGAAGGCGCTGGCCATAGAGGGCAAGCCCATCGAGATGGCCCTGGACATGCTCACCGCGCCCCCCGCCCCGGAGAGGCCGAGGGGGGCCATTCTCCCCGAGACGGAGCCGGACGCGAAGCTCGAGGAGCTCCGGGCCAGGCTGAAGCAGAAGGAGGAGCAGGTGGAGAACCTGCGCTCTTACATGGGCGACCTCAGGCGCGACATGAAGCACCTTGAGCTCAGGGTCTCGTCCCAGGACCGGATCATTAGAAATTTAAAGAGCAAGGGCATCGATGACGTGCGCCGGACCAGGGAGATAACGATAAGGGACGGCGAGATCGCCCGGCTCAAGAAGGAGTCTGCGGACCTCAAGAGGCGTAACTCCGAGCTCCAGTCCAACATGGACAGGCTCAAGCACATCCGTGCCATGGAATTCAGGGGAGATAAGGCGCCCGTCAAGGTGGTGGAGAGCCTGTCGAAGGAGGCCGTGCTGAACTGCGACAGGAAGTTCGGCATCAAGGCAGGCGACGTCATCTTCGTCAGGGACGCCGGGGGAGGAGCGGAGGCGGCGGCCATGCTGGCCGAGAGGGGCGTGAAGGCGGTCATCAAGGGGACGCCCATGTCCCACATGGCGGAGGAGCGGCTATTCAGGGCGAAGGTGCCCGTCCTGCCCAGGGACGACGTGCCGCTGAAGTTCGTCGACGGATACGCGGTCCTGGACCCCGGCAGGCTGGAGGCGGCGATCGAGAAGTGGAAGGCGTACGCGGCCGGCGTGGAGAAGCGTGGCAGGGAGGAGAAGCTCCTGGGCATCATCGACGAGTACAGGGCGAAGCGGGCCAGGGAGTACCGGAACGACTCGAAGGCGTCCGACTAG
- a CDS encoding DUF72 domain-containing protein encodes MILVGTSGWSYDDWVGEFYPQGLGRDKWLEFYAKYFRTTEINSTYYSFPSPAVVQSWIAKASKLEAFEYSLKMPGRVTHESLLLDTGHALEFEARVLAPMRDAGCLGAVLLQLSPYLMLHDKGRKTEHPERLKALLERLDTGRFEYAAEFRHRSWLENGALAGDTVDLLRERNVAACAVDGPSMPPVVENTAGHAYIRFHGHNDDIWYRKGPGDGRMNRYDYNYRPEELQPWKKRMEPLQGGKVRAYFNNHPHANAARNAKLFESIMGVESVPLSIQKQSDLSSFF; translated from the coding sequence GTGATCCTGGTAGGCACTTCCGGCTGGTCATACGACGACTGGGTGGGCGAGTTCTATCCGCAGGGCCTTGGCAGGGATAAGTGGCTCGAGTTTTACGCGAAGTACTTCCGCACCACCGAGATCAACAGCACCTACTATAGCTTTCCTTCGCCCGCCGTCGTCCAGAGCTGGATCGCCAAAGCCTCGAAGCTCGAGGCGTTCGAGTACTCATTAAAGATGCCCGGGCGGGTCACCCACGAGAGCCTCCTGCTGGACACGGGGCACGCCCTGGAGTTCGAGGCCAGAGTGCTGGCCCCGATGCGCGATGCCGGCTGCCTGGGGGCCGTCCTGTTACAGTTATCCCCTTACCTCATGCTCCACGATAAAGGCAGGAAGACCGAGCACCCGGAGCGCCTCAAAGCGCTGCTGGAGCGGCTCGACACCGGGCGCTTCGAGTACGCGGCCGAGTTCAGGCACCGCTCCTGGCTGGAGAACGGGGCCCTTGCCGGCGATACAGTAGACCTGCTCCGGGAGAGGAACGTCGCCGCCTGCGCCGTGGACGGCCCCTCCATGCCTCCCGTCGTCGAGAACACCGCCGGCCACGCGTACATACGGTTCCACGGCCACAATGACGACATCTGGTACAGGAAGGGCCCGGGAGATGGCCGCATGAACCGCTACGACTATAATTATCGCCCCGAGGAACTACAGCCCTGGAAGAAGCGGATGGAGCCGCTCCAGGGGGGAAAAGTCAGGGCCTACTTTAACAACCATCCCCACGCCAACGCCGCCCGTAACGCGAAGCTTTTCGAGTCCATCATGGGCGTGGAGTCGGTGCCCTTGAGCATTCAGAAACAATCGGACCTGTCCTCGTTTTTTTAA
- a CDS encoding polyprenyl synthetase family protein — translation MVDTVTPILEEYSAYTDRQMRAVLNNRKRVGRLYDMMMYHLGWLDEDFRECRAPRGKSLRSTMCLLACEAISGDSNKALPAAAAVELLHNFSLIHDDIEDGDVKRRHRDTLWKLWGVPQAINTGDAMDIAANLSLLDLDGTVEPGMMVDIIRIFNQTVIELCEGQYLDMDFQGRSDVSVGEYITMVSGKTAALIEASTAIGAMVATGDRDVISRFGTFGRKIGIAFQIRDDILGIWGDPESTGKSAKNDIRNKKKSLPVLYAMEKSRHRAELKTIYAKEQLTDGDIARVFEILTEAGALEYTQSEAQRYKDEAMAQFDGLKLHKGPMDKLRTIGRFLVERDY, via the coding sequence ATGGTCGATACAGTCACGCCTATTCTCGAGGAGTACTCTGCGTATACGGACCGCCAGATGCGGGCCGTGCTCAACAACCGGAAAAGAGTGGGGCGCCTGTACGACATGATGATGTACCATCTGGGCTGGCTGGACGAGGACTTCAGGGAGTGCCGTGCCCCCAGGGGCAAGAGCCTGAGGTCGACCATGTGCCTGCTCGCCTGCGAGGCGATCTCCGGCGATAGCAATAAGGCGCTGCCCGCGGCCGCGGCCGTCGAGCTCCTGCATAATTTCTCTCTCATCCACGACGACATCGAGGACGGCGACGTGAAGCGCCGCCACAGGGACACGCTCTGGAAGCTCTGGGGCGTCCCCCAGGCGATCAACACCGGCGACGCAATGGATATAGCGGCCAACCTTTCTTTACTCGACCTGGACGGCACTGTCGAGCCCGGGATGATGGTGGACATCATCCGCATCTTCAACCAGACCGTCATCGAATTATGCGAGGGCCAGTACCTGGATATGGACTTCCAGGGCAGGAGCGACGTCTCCGTGGGCGAGTACATCACCATGGTCAGCGGCAAGACCGCCGCGCTCATCGAGGCCTCGACCGCCATCGGCGCCATGGTCGCCACCGGGGACAGGGACGTCATAAGCCGCTTCGGGACCTTCGGGCGAAAGATCGGCATCGCCTTCCAGATACGGGACGACATCCTGGGCATCTGGGGCGACCCGGAGAGCACCGGCAAGTCGGCGAAGAACGACATCCGTAACAAGAAGAAGTCCCTGCCCGTGCTGTACGCCATGGAGAAGTCGAGGCACAGGGCAGAGCTTAAAACAATTTATGCGAAGGAGCAGCTCACCGACGGCGACATCGCCCGGGTGTTCGAGATCCTCACGGAGGCCGGGGCCCTGGAGTACACCCAGAGCGAGGCACAGCGCTACAAGGACGAGGCAATGGCCCAGTTCGACGGGTTAAAGCTCCATAAGGGGCCGATGGACAAGCTGCGCACGATAGGGCGGTTCCTGGTCGAGCGGGACTACTGA